The proteins below come from a single Oerskovia jenensis genomic window:
- a CDS encoding TraR/DksA family transcriptional regulator, with translation MTKLSTATRAVVRQQFPNLARDVKSFPVRDGEEPWTVKEAEEQAATLLEERERLERELTEADQELSELLRNSGDGAGDDQADSGSSALEREQELTLVNNMRDLLEQTKHAIDRIAAGTYATCEATGLPIGKARLQAYPRANLSVEAKQREERR, from the coding sequence ATGACCAAGCTCAGCACCGCGACGCGCGCGGTCGTACGACAGCAGTTCCCGAACCTAGCTCGCGACGTCAAGTCCTTCCCAGTGCGTGACGGCGAGGAGCCGTGGACGGTGAAGGAGGCGGAGGAGCAGGCAGCGACTCTGCTGGAGGAGCGCGAGCGCCTCGAACGAGAGCTGACCGAGGCCGACCAGGAGCTCTCGGAGCTCCTGCGCAACTCGGGGGACGGCGCGGGCGACGACCAGGCGGACTCCGGGTCGAGCGCGCTCGAACGTGAGCAGGAGCTCACCCTCGTCAACAACATGAGGGACCTGCTCGAACAGACCAAGCACGCGATCGACCGCATCGCGGCCGGGACCTACGCGACGTGCGAGGCCACGGGGCTGCCGATCGGCAAGGCACGCCTGCAGGCCTACCCGCGGGCGAACCTGTCCGTCGAGGCCAAGCAGCGCGAGGAACGTCGCTGA
- a CDS encoding DivIVA domain-containing protein, which produces MALLTAEDILNKKFSATKFREGYDVEEVDDFLDEVVRTLNSVQEENDDLKTKLAAAERRVAELSRADASAPSKPAVVEAVSSPEPAPVVASSAPVLGKSTAEPESATGMLQLAQKLHDDYVRSGQQEGDRLIAEAKEEGTRIVQEAEETSHRTLSQLEQERSLLERKIDELRLFERDYRTRLKSYLQNLMGDLDNRGSALPPRSGSGAGRSSDLSAGI; this is translated from the coding sequence ATGGCACTGCTGACAGCAGAGGACATCCTGAACAAGAAGTTCTCCGCGACGAAGTTCCGCGAGGGATACGACGTCGAAGAGGTCGATGACTTCCTGGACGAGGTGGTGAGGACGCTCAACTCCGTGCAGGAGGAGAACGACGACCTCAAGACCAAGCTGGCCGCAGCGGAGCGACGCGTCGCCGAGCTCAGCCGGGCCGACGCCTCGGCGCCGTCCAAGCCGGCCGTGGTCGAGGCGGTGTCCTCTCCGGAGCCCGCCCCCGTCGTCGCGAGCTCGGCCCCTGTCCTGGGCAAGTCGACCGCCGAGCCGGAGTCGGCCACGGGCATGCTCCAGCTCGCCCAGAAGCTGCACGACGACTACGTGCGCTCGGGCCAGCAGGAGGGTGACCGCCTCATCGCGGAAGCGAAGGAGGAGGGGACCCGGATCGTGCAGGAGGCCGAGGAGACCTCGCACCGCACGCTCTCGCAGCTCGAGCAGGAGCGCTCGCTCCTGGAGCGCAAGATCGACGAGCTCCGTCTCTTCGAGCGGGACTACCGCACGCGTCTCAAGAGCTACCTGCAGAACCTCATGGGCGACCTCGACAACCGCGGCAGCGCACTCCCGCCGCGCAGCGGTTCCGGCGCGGGTCGCTCGAGCGACCTCAGCGCGGGCATCTAG
- a CDS encoding YggT family protein produces MNFVFDLLAFVLGLYLVVLIGRVVFDWVQVFARDWRPRGVMLVLAEAIYTLTDPPLRALRKVIPPLTIGQVRIDLGFIVLFLAVSFAAQILRGV; encoded by the coding sequence GTGAATTTCGTCTTCGATCTGCTGGCATTCGTCCTCGGCCTCTACCTCGTGGTGCTCATCGGACGGGTGGTGTTCGACTGGGTGCAGGTCTTCGCGCGCGACTGGCGTCCGCGTGGCGTCATGCTCGTGCTGGCCGAGGCCATCTACACCCTGACCGACCCGCCGCTGCGAGCGCTGCGCAAGGTCATCCCGCCCCTGACCATCGGTCAGGTGCGCATCGACCTCGGTTTCATCGTGCTCTTCCTCGCAGTGTCGTTCGCGGCACAGATCCTGAGGGGCGTGTAA
- a CDS encoding cell division protein SepF — protein sequence MAGALRKTMLYLGLADDRGEGDQEEFIDEYDDLGADVPTDYQAQVTPLHRTVAPREVPQTSMSAAELRRITTVHPRSYNDARVIGEAFRGGTPVIMNLSDMDDADAKRLVDFSAGLIFGLHGAIERVTNKVFLLSPEHVEITGEEQAPEPPVNRAGFFNQS from the coding sequence ATGGCCGGAGCACTTCGCAAGACCATGCTTTACCTGGGCCTCGCTGATGATCGAGGCGAGGGCGACCAGGAAGAGTTCATCGACGAGTACGACGACTTGGGGGCCGACGTGCCGACCGACTACCAGGCTCAGGTGACCCCCCTGCACCGGACGGTCGCCCCACGAGAGGTACCCCAGACGAGCATGTCAGCAGCAGAGCTCCGCAGGATCACGACCGTGCACCCGCGCTCCTACAACGACGCCCGCGTCATCGGGGAAGCGTTCCGAGGCGGCACGCCGGTCATCATGAACCTCTCCGACATGGACGACGCGGACGCCAAGCGGCTCGTCGACTTCTCCGCGGGTCTCATCTTCGGGCTGCACGGGGCCATCGAGCGCGTGACCAACAAGGTCTTCCTGCTCTCGCCCGAGCACGTGGAGATCACCGGTGAGGAGCAGGCTCCCGAGCCTCCGGTGAACCGGGCCGGCTTCTTCAACCAGAGCTGA
- a CDS encoding polyphenol oxidase family protein translates to MLDPALPAPPVLEVDLGPGVRAAFTGRTGGTSPAPWSGLNLGLGVGDDAGRVLAHRESVGRWLAAPLVFGTQVHGAGVRVLSRDDRAARLEHGEGAATCGEHDALVTAQAGLGLGVLVADCVPVLLADPGARVVGVVHAGRAGLLAGVVGAALGALLAQGARADRVRAVVGPSACGRCYEVPARMREEVAAVRPGTRSTTSWGTPALDLPAGVVAELRAAGVQEITTTDVCTLEDERFYSHRLASRDGRTTGRFAGVVALERAGARP, encoded by the coding sequence GTGCTCGATCCTGCACTCCCCGCACCCCCGGTTCTCGAGGTCGACCTCGGGCCGGGGGTGCGTGCTGCGTTCACGGGCCGCACGGGGGGAACCTCGCCCGCGCCCTGGTCGGGTCTCAACCTCGGCCTGGGGGTCGGTGACGACGCCGGGCGCGTCCTCGCTCACCGGGAGTCGGTCGGTCGGTGGCTCGCTGCGCCCCTCGTGTTCGGCACGCAGGTCCACGGTGCCGGGGTCCGCGTGCTCTCGCGGGACGATCGGGCCGCACGCCTCGAGCACGGCGAGGGAGCCGCGACCTGCGGCGAGCACGACGCCCTCGTGACGGCCCAGGCAGGCCTCGGGCTCGGCGTCCTGGTCGCGGACTGCGTCCCGGTCCTGCTCGCGGACCCGGGTGCTCGGGTCGTCGGCGTCGTCCACGCGGGTCGGGCAGGTCTGCTCGCAGGGGTCGTGGGTGCCGCGCTCGGGGCGCTGCTCGCCCAGGGGGCGCGAGCGGACCGGGTGCGCGCCGTCGTCGGGCCGTCGGCGTGCGGGCGCTGCTACGAGGTCCCCGCGCGGATGCGCGAGGAGGTCGCCGCGGTGCGTCCCGGCACGCGGTCGACCACGAGCTGGGGCACGCCCGCGCTCGACCTGCCGGCGGGAGTCGTCGCCGAGCTGCGCGCCGCCGGGGTGCAGGAGATCACCACGACCGACGTCTGCACCCTCGAGGACGAGCGGTTCTACTCCCACCGTCTCGCGTCGCGCGACGGCCGCACCACGGGCCGGTTCGCAGGGGTCGTCGCCCTGGAGCGGGCCGGTGCGAGACCGTAG
- the ftsZ gene encoding cell division protein FtsZ has product MATPQNYLAVIKVVGIGGGGVNAVNRMIEVGLKGVEFIAINTDAQALLMSDADVKLDVGRELTRGLGAGADPEVGKKAAEDHAEEIEDVLRGADMVFVTAGEGGGTGTGGAPVVARIARSLGALTVGVVTRPFTFEGRRRSVQADQGIEALRNEVDTLIVIPNDRLLSMSDRNVSALDAFHSADQVLLSGVQGITDLITTPGLINLDFADVKSVMQGAGSALMGIGSARGEDRAVQAAELAISSPLLEASIDGAHGVLLSIQGGSDLGLFEINEAARLVHEAAHTEANIIFGAVIDDALGDEVRVTVIAAGFDGGTPQIRKDARALGQVAGVAAAPPAPAPLPAAVPTATGSHTLPRPVVPIASEPDDVPVTFGGGAATVSAGYAPIPTFSVVPTDENVNAEQLAAERSAQVEVPRLYDEEPVRRKVEDLDVPDFLK; this is encoded by the coding sequence GTGGCAACTCCGCAGAACTACCTAGCAGTGATCAAGGTGGTCGGCATCGGCGGTGGTGGCGTGAACGCCGTCAACCGGATGATCGAGGTCGGTCTCAAGGGCGTCGAGTTCATCGCCATCAACACCGACGCGCAGGCGCTGCTGATGTCCGACGCGGACGTCAAGCTCGACGTCGGGCGCGAGCTCACGCGTGGCCTCGGAGCGGGCGCCGACCCCGAGGTGGGCAAGAAGGCGGCCGAGGACCACGCCGAGGAGATCGAGGACGTCCTGCGCGGCGCCGACATGGTCTTCGTCACGGCGGGCGAAGGAGGTGGCACCGGGACCGGTGGTGCTCCCGTGGTCGCGCGCATCGCGCGTTCGCTGGGCGCCCTGACCGTCGGTGTCGTCACGCGTCCCTTCACGTTCGAGGGGCGTCGTCGGTCCGTCCAGGCCGACCAGGGGATCGAGGCCCTGCGCAACGAGGTCGACACCCTCATCGTCATCCCCAACGACCGGCTCCTGTCGATGTCGGACCGCAACGTCTCGGCGCTCGACGCGTTCCACTCGGCCGACCAGGTCCTGCTCTCGGGCGTCCAGGGCATCACGGACCTCATCACGACCCCGGGGTTGATCAACCTCGACTTCGCCGACGTGAAGTCCGTCATGCAGGGCGCGGGCAGCGCCCTCATGGGGATCGGCTCGGCACGAGGCGAGGATCGTGCGGTCCAGGCCGCAGAGCTCGCGATCTCCTCGCCGCTGCTCGAGGCCAGCATCGACGGGGCGCACGGCGTGCTGCTCTCGATCCAGGGCGGCTCCGACCTCGGACTCTTCGAGATCAACGAGGCGGCACGCCTGGTGCACGAGGCGGCACACACCGAGGCGAACATCATCTTCGGTGCCGTGATCGACGACGCCCTGGGCGACGAGGTCCGGGTCACCGTCATCGCGGCCGGGTTCGACGGGGGCACGCCCCAGATCCGCAAGGACGCACGAGCCCTGGGGCAGGTCGCCGGCGTGGCAGCGGCACCGCCGGCACCGGCGCCGCTGCCCGCGGCGGTCCCCACGGCCACGGGCAGCCACACGCTCCCGCGTCCGGTGGTCCCGATCGCCTCGGAGCCCGACGACGTGCCCGTCACCTTCGGCGGGGGGGCGGCCACGGTCTCGGCCGGCTACGCGCCGATCCCGACGTTCAGCGTCGTGCCGACCGACGAGAACGTGAACGCCGAGCAGCTCGCGGCCGAGCGGTCCGCCCAGGTCGAGGTTCCTCGCCTGTACGACGAGGAGCCCGTCCGGCGCAAGGTCGAGGACCTCGACGTGCCCGACTTCCTGAAGTAG
- a CDS encoding cell division protein FtsQ/DivIB, translating into MRSRPATSGRGDAAEPGEDVVASGRGVDERARATRGSTVRGSATSGRADDDIATQPLVLRGSEVARTDSPGPSAGPALERPLSGPLPLVRGPVGGRGRPVDRVVSTGMADRLAEKAAMRRHRLRNRVLGWAGGVLVLATAVWVALFSPLLGTDPAKVEISGEGTVIDIAQVQQVVGGVSGVPLPRVDTIGLRDAILDLNGVRDVRILRVWPDGLSVTLESREPVAAVPHEGAFALLDRDGVQVATVDAVPEGLPAIGVTLDEKGARSLRAARIVLNALPPELRAEVAEVTAPTQDAVTMTLRDGAVVEWGNEEDAALKVRVLQALRGLPENQGARLFDVSAPTMPITR; encoded by the coding sequence GTGCGTTCTCGTCCGGCCACCTCCGGCCGGGGCGACGCCGCGGAGCCCGGGGAGGACGTCGTGGCGTCGGGGCGCGGGGTGGACGAGCGCGCTCGAGCGACGCGCGGCTCGACGGTGCGGGGCTCCGCGACGTCAGGTCGAGCCGACGACGACATCGCGACCCAGCCGCTCGTGCTCCGGGGGAGCGAGGTCGCTCGGACGGACTCGCCGGGCCCGTCGGCAGGCCCGGCGCTCGAGCGGCCCCTGTCGGGCCCGCTACCTCTCGTCCGGGGACCGGTGGGTGGCCGGGGTCGCCCCGTCGACCGCGTGGTCTCGACCGGGATGGCGGACCGGCTTGCCGAGAAGGCCGCGATGCGTCGGCACCGTCTCCGGAACCGGGTCCTCGGCTGGGCCGGTGGGGTGCTCGTGCTCGCGACCGCGGTCTGGGTCGCGCTCTTCTCGCCGCTGCTCGGGACGGACCCGGCCAAGGTCGAGATCTCGGGCGAGGGGACGGTGATCGACATCGCCCAGGTCCAGCAGGTCGTCGGCGGCGTCTCGGGGGTCCCGTTGCCCCGGGTGGACACGATCGGCCTGCGCGACGCGATCCTCGACCTCAACGGCGTGCGCGACGTGCGGATCCTGAGGGTGTGGCCGGACGGGCTCAGCGTGACCCTGGAGTCCAGGGAGCCGGTGGCCGCCGTGCCGCACGAGGGGGCCTTCGCGCTGCTGGACCGTGACGGGGTCCAGGTCGCGACGGTCGACGCGGTGCCCGAGGGCTTGCCGGCCATCGGTGTGACGCTCGACGAGAAGGGCGCGCGGTCGTTGCGGGCAGCGCGGATCGTGCTCAACGCGCTGCCGCCCGAGCTGCGGGCCGAGGTCGCCGAGGTCACGGCACCGACGCAGGACGCGGTCACGATGACGCTGCGCGACGGCGCGGTCGTCGAGTGGGGCAACGAGGAGGACGCGGCGCTCAAGGTCAGGGTCCTCCAGGCGCTCCGGGGGTTGCCGGAGAACCAGGGAGCCCGGCTCTTCGACGTGTCGGCCCCCACGATGCCCATCACCCGGTGA
- the murC gene encoding UDP-N-acetylmuramate--L-alanine ligase → MTGDEGLAGPADLGTVHLVGIGGAGMSVVARLLAARGVRVQGSDAKDSAVVEALRADGIVVHVGHAAGNVEGADTLVLSSAVRPDNPELVAARAAGLRVLHRSEALAVLMAQGRSVAVAGAHGKTTTSAMVATTLRAAGLDPSFAIGGSVITSDGAIPGGHLGAGDVVVAEADESDGSFLNYAPTIAVVLNVEPDHLDHYGSREAFEQAFVAFAERIVPGGFLVACADDPGASALAQAHRAAGGRVVTYGTTPGSDVLLEDVRPDGAAGAAARLTVVDGRVGGSAGALSGGGQGATTRGLDLRLQVPGAHNVLNAAAAVATAILLGVSTEQAVAGVGEFLGTGRRFEARGEAGGVRVVDDYAHHPTEVAALLTAARPVAAGGRVLVLFQPHLFSRTRTFAREFADALSLADEVVVTGVYAAREDPDPTTGSWTITDLMPGARARGVEDRLEAARVLAADARPGDLLLTVGAGDVTELGAVVLDALAGRDAAAPPGEVED, encoded by the coding sequence ATGACGGGCGACGAGGGCCTCGCGGGGCCCGCTGACCTCGGCACGGTCCACCTGGTCGGCATCGGCGGCGCGGGCATGTCCGTCGTGGCGCGCCTGCTGGCCGCGCGCGGGGTGCGGGTCCAGGGCTCTGACGCGAAGGACAGCGCGGTGGTCGAGGCCCTGCGCGCGGACGGGATCGTGGTGCACGTGGGTCATGCCGCGGGCAACGTCGAGGGGGCCGACACGCTCGTGCTCTCGAGCGCCGTGCGCCCCGACAATCCCGAGCTGGTGGCCGCCCGGGCGGCGGGCCTGCGCGTGCTGCACCGGTCCGAGGCGCTCGCCGTGCTCATGGCCCAGGGGCGGTCCGTGGCCGTCGCGGGGGCGCACGGCAAGACCACGACGTCGGCCATGGTCGCGACGACCCTGCGCGCGGCGGGTCTCGACCCGTCCTTCGCGATCGGGGGTTCGGTCATCACGAGCGACGGCGCGATCCCCGGGGGACACCTCGGGGCGGGTGACGTCGTGGTCGCCGAGGCCGACGAGTCCGACGGCTCGTTCCTCAACTACGCCCCCACGATCGCGGTCGTGCTGAACGTCGAGCCCGACCACCTGGACCACTACGGCTCGCGCGAGGCGTTCGAGCAGGCGTTCGTCGCGTTCGCGGAGCGCATCGTGCCGGGCGGTTTCCTCGTCGCGTGCGCGGACGACCCGGGGGCGTCCGCCCTGGCGCAGGCGCACCGCGCAGCGGGCGGGCGAGTCGTCACGTACGGCACGACCCCGGGCAGCGACGTGCTGCTGGAGGACGTCCGGCCCGACGGCGCCGCGGGAGCAGCCGCTCGGCTCACCGTCGTCGACGGCCGGGTGGGCGGGAGCGCCGGCGCGCTCTCGGGCGGGGGGCAGGGGGCGACGACGCGGGGGCTCGACCTGCGCCTGCAGGTGCCCGGCGCGCACAACGTCCTCAATGCCGCCGCTGCGGTGGCGACCGCGATCCTGCTGGGCGTGAGCACCGAGCAGGCCGTGGCGGGGGTCGGCGAGTTCCTGGGGACCGGCCGACGCTTCGAGGCGCGGGGCGAGGCGGGCGGGGTGCGGGTGGTCGACGACTACGCGCACCACCCGACCGAGGTCGCGGCGCTCCTGACCGCGGCGCGTCCCGTGGCGGCGGGGGGCCGGGTGCTCGTGCTCTTCCAGCCGCACCTGTTCTCCCGTACGCGCACCTTCGCACGGGAGTTCGCCGACGCGCTGTCCCTCGCCGACGAGGTCGTCGTGACGGGTGTCTACGCGGCCCGTGAGGACCCCGACCCGACCACGGGCTCGTGGACCATCACGGACCTGATGCCGGGAGCCCGCGCCCGAGGGGTCGAGGACCGTCTCGAGGCTGCTCGCGTGCTCGCTGCCGACGCGCGTCCTGGCGACCTGCTGCTCACGGTGGGGGCCGGGGACGTCACCGAGCTCGGTGCGGTCGTCCTCGACGCGCTCGCCGGGCGGGACGCGGCGGCACCTCCGGGGGAGGTCGAGGACTGA
- the murG gene encoding undecaprenyldiphospho-muramoylpentapeptide beta-N-acetylglucosaminyltransferase: MVSSSVGSVVLAGGGTAGHVNPLLAVADELRARNPETVVTVLGTQSGLEADLVPARGYPLRFVPKVPLPRRPSGEWVALPGKLKAAVDAAGAVIDETRAEVVVGFGGYVSTPAYIAAHRRGVPIVIHEQNARPGLANRAGARWATSVALTFEGTPLKGGVVTGLPLRWEIADLIRDRGVDAPTVRANAAASLGLDPARPTVVVTGGSLGAQSLNEAVSGAARELLATGAQVLHLTGRGKAEAVRTVVDGLPGYDVREYLSEMHLAYAVADLVVCRSGAGTVSELAALGIPAVYVPLPIGNGEQRLNAGPVVRAGGGILVEDEAFTAAWVAANVPPLVADGDRLRTMASLASRAGIQDATARVADLVARAAGGAR, encoded by the coding sequence GTGGTGAGCTCTTCAGTCGGCTCGGTGGTGCTCGCAGGCGGCGGGACGGCGGGGCACGTCAACCCGCTGCTCGCGGTCGCGGACGAGCTGCGTGCACGCAACCCCGAGACGGTCGTCACGGTGCTCGGGACGCAGAGCGGCCTCGAGGCGGACCTCGTGCCCGCTCGCGGGTACCCGCTGCGCTTCGTGCCCAAGGTGCCGCTGCCGCGACGCCCCAGCGGTGAGTGGGTCGCGCTGCCGGGCAAGCTCAAGGCCGCGGTCGACGCCGCCGGCGCCGTGATCGACGAGACGCGGGCCGAGGTCGTGGTGGGCTTCGGCGGCTACGTCTCGACGCCCGCGTACATCGCGGCCCACCGTCGCGGCGTGCCGATCGTGATCCACGAGCAGAACGCTCGGCCGGGCCTGGCGAACCGGGCCGGGGCTCGGTGGGCGACCTCGGTCGCGCTCACGTTCGAGGGGACCCCGCTCAAGGGGGGTGTCGTGACGGGCCTGCCGCTGCGCTGGGAGATCGCCGACCTGATCCGCGACCGGGGGGTCGACGCCCCGACGGTCCGGGCGAACGCCGCGGCGTCGCTCGGCCTGGACCCGGCCCGCCCCACGGTCGTGGTCACGGGCGGCTCGCTCGGTGCGCAGAGCCTCAACGAGGCGGTCTCGGGTGCGGCGCGCGAGCTCCTGGCGACGGGAGCGCAGGTCCTGCACCTGACCGGCAGGGGCAAGGCCGAGGCGGTGCGCACCGTCGTGGACGGTCTGCCGGGCTACGACGTGCGCGAGTACCTGTCGGAGATGCACCTCGCGTACGCGGTCGCGGACCTCGTGGTCTGCCGGTCGGGTGCGGGGACGGTCAGCGAGCTCGCGGCGCTCGGGATCCCGGCGGTCTACGTGCCGCTGCCCATCGGGAACGGCGAGCAGCGGCTCAACGCCGGGCCGGTCGTGCGGGCGGGCGGCGGCATCCTCGTCGAGGACGAGGCGTTCACGGCCGCGTGGGTCGCGGCGAACGTGCCGCCCCTGGTCGCCGACGGCGACCGGCTGCGCACCATGGCCTCGCTCGCGTCGCGCGCGGGCATCCAGGACGCGACGGCACGGGTCGCGGACCTGGTCGCGAGGGCGGCCGGGGGCGCGCGATGA
- a CDS encoding FtsW/RodA/SpoVE family cell cycle protein has protein sequence MAQTTSGRGPASRSAAGRTTPTPPTSGGARSTTGGRAAPSNPVRTKGSEAGEGVRPRTQTGAGSSGTPRTTGAGKPARTAGAAKPARTTRSTARAGSAARATGTAATGLLGRRKAASTAKAGTSRRRSRASKGTRASVADERAWLGQWDSAVTSYYLLVGATTLLAIIGLVMVLSSSAVTEIAAGRSPYEAFFTQARFALMGLPVLLLATRLPTSFYRHAAWPLLGVSLLLQLLIFSPLGKEVNGNLNWLNFGSFYVQPSEPAKLALAVWLGVVLGRKQRLLGSWKHAIVPAVPGALLVMGLVLAGHDLGTMLVILLLVAGAFFVAGVDWKLLAAAGGISAVVVGVGFVAMQESSNRMSRFLATYTGVCDTTDANVGTGCYQSVHGLWALGTGGLGGVGLGASREKWSYLPEAHNDFIFGVIGEELGLLGTLLVLALFAVLGLAMSRVIRRHPDPFVKITTAGIACWIVGQAFINIGVVIGIIPVIGVPLPLVSSGGSALITTMAALGVVISFARDEPGAREALSARGSVVRRSLAVVGHAGRRAVPRRRSQTR, from the coding sequence GTGGCCCAGACGACGAGTGGGCGCGGGCCCGCGTCCCGCTCGGCCGCGGGCCGCACCACGCCGACGCCCCCGACCTCGGGCGGCGCAAGGTCCACGACCGGCGGGCGGGCAGCGCCCTCGAACCCCGTCCGGACGAAGGGGAGCGAGGCGGGGGAAGGCGTCCGGCCGCGCACGCAGACGGGCGCCGGCAGCTCCGGGACGCCGCGGACGACGGGCGCCGGGAAGCCGGCGCGGACCGCGGGCGCGGCGAAGCCGGCGCGGACCACCAGGTCCACCGCCAGGGCCGGGTCCGCGGCGCGCGCGACCGGCACGGCCGCGACGGGGCTGCTCGGCCGACGCAAGGCCGCCTCGACGGCGAAGGCGGGCACGTCCCGCAGGCGGTCGCGGGCGAGCAAGGGGACCAGGGCCTCGGTCGCCGACGAGCGTGCCTGGCTCGGTCAGTGGGACAGTGCGGTGACGAGCTACTACCTGCTGGTCGGTGCCACGACCCTGCTCGCGATCATCGGTCTGGTCATGGTGCTGTCGAGCTCGGCGGTCACGGAGATCGCCGCAGGCCGCTCGCCGTACGAGGCGTTCTTCACCCAGGCCCGGTTCGCCCTCATGGGCCTGCCGGTGCTGCTGCTCGCGACGCGGCTGCCCACGAGCTTCTACCGGCACGCCGCGTGGCCGCTCCTGGGCGTCAGCCTGCTGCTCCAGCTCCTGATCTTCAGCCCGCTCGGCAAGGAGGTCAACGGCAACCTCAACTGGCTGAACTTCGGCTCGTTCTACGTCCAGCCCTCGGAGCCGGCCAAGCTCGCGCTCGCGGTCTGGCTCGGGGTGGTCCTCGGTCGCAAGCAGCGGCTGCTGGGTTCGTGGAAGCACGCGATCGTGCCGGCCGTCCCGGGCGCGCTCCTGGTCATGGGGCTCGTCCTGGCGGGGCACGACCTGGGCACCATGCTCGTGATCCTGCTGCTCGTGGCGGGGGCGTTCTTCGTCGCCGGGGTCGACTGGAAGCTCCTGGCGGCGGCGGGCGGGATCTCCGCGGTCGTGGTCGGTGTCGGGTTCGTGGCCATGCAGGAGAGCTCCAACCGCATGAGCCGGTTCCTGGCGACGTACACGGGCGTGTGCGACACGACCGACGCGAACGTCGGCACGGGGTGCTACCAGTCGGTCCACGGCCTGTGGGCGCTCGGGACGGGCGGGCTCGGCGGCGTGGGCCTGGGCGCGAGCCGCGAGAAGTGGAGCTACCTTCCCGAGGCGCACAACGACTTCATCTTCGGTGTGATCGGGGAGGAGCTCGGCCTGCTCGGCACGCTCCTCGTCCTCGCTCTGTTCGCGGTGCTCGGACTGGCGATGAGCCGGGTGATCCGTCGGCACCCGGACCCGTTCGTGAAGATCACGACCGCGGGCATCGCGTGCTGGATCGTCGGGCAGGCGTTCATCAACATCGGTGTCGTGATCGGCATCATCCCCGTCATCGGCGTACCGCTGCCCCTGGTCTCCTCGGGGGGGTCGGCACTGATCACGACCATGGCCGCGCTGGGTGTGGTCATCTCGTTCGCGCGCGACGAGCCGGGGGCGCGCGAGGCGCTCAGCGCCCGGGGGAGCGTGGTGCGCAGGTCGCTCGCCGTCGTCGGGCACGCCGGGCGCCGGGCGGTCCCGCGCAGACGCTCCCAGACGCGATGA